From Nycticebus coucang isolate mNycCou1 chromosome 6, mNycCou1.pri, whole genome shotgun sequence, the proteins below share one genomic window:
- the LOC128588157 gene encoding olfactory receptor 2T4-like: MDNTTWKTNHTRWSDFILTGFFSQSKHPALLCVVIFVIFLTALSENALLILLIYSDACLHTPMYFFISQLSLMDMAYISVTVPKMLRDQITGENKISAPECGMQMFLYVTLAGSEFFLLATMAYDRYAAICHPLRYPVLMNYKVCLLLVAGCWFLGSIDGFIFTPITMTFPFCRSREIHHFFCEVPAVLKLSCSDTSFYEIFMYLCCVLMLLIPVTVILVSYYIILLTIYRMNSAEGQKKAFATCSSHMTVVILFYGAATYTYMLPSSYHTPEKDMMVSVFYTILTPVLNPLIYSLRNKDVMGALKKMLNVGSVF, translated from the coding sequence ATGGACAACACCACCTGGAAGACCAACCACACCAGATGGTCAGATTTTATCCTCACAGGATTCTTCAGTCAATCCAAACACCCAGCTCTTCTTTGTGTGGTCATCTTTGTGATTTTCCTGACGGCCTTGTCTGAAAATGCCCTGCTAATCCTTTTGATCTATTCTGACGCTTGCCTTCATACTCCCATGTACTTTTTCATTAGCCAGTTGTCTCTCATGGACATGGCATACATTTCTGTCACTGTGCCCAAGATGCTCAGGGACCAGATTACTGGTGAGAATAAGATCTCAGCCCCTGAATGTGGGATGCAGATGTTCCTTTATGTGACACTAGCAGGctcagaattttttcttctagCCACCATGGCATATGACCGCTATGCAGCCATCTGCCATCCACTGCGTTACCCTGTCCTCATGAACTATAAGGTATGCCTCCTCCTGGTGGCTGGCTGCTGGTTCCTGGGGTCAATAGATGGCTTCATATTCACACCTATCACGATGACCTTCCCCTTCTGTAGATCCCGGGAGATCCATCACTTCTTCTGTGAAGTCCCTGCTGTACTGAAACTCTCCTGCTCAGACACCTCATTCTATGAGATTTTCATGTATCTGTGCTGTGTTCTCATGCTCCTGATCCCTGTGACAGTCATTTTAGTCTCTTACTACATTATCCTTCTCACTATTTACAGGATGAACTCAGCAGAGGGCCAGAAAAAGGCCTTTGCCACTTGCTCCTCCCACATGACAGTAGTAATCCTCTTCTATGGGGCTGCGACCTATACCTACATGCTTCCCAGCTCCTACCACACTCCTGAGAAAGATATGATGGTGTCTGTCTTCTATACAATCCTCACACCTGTGCTAAACCCTTTAATCTATAGTCTAAGGAATAAGGATGTCATGGGGGCTCTGAAGAAAATGTTGAATGTGGGATCTGTTTTTTAA
- the LOC128588158 gene encoding olfactory receptor 2L13, whose amino-acid sequence MEKWNHTSSDFILLGLFPPNQTGLLLLFLIILVFFLASVGNSSMIHLIRIDPRLHTPMYFLLSQLSLMDLMYISTTVPKMAFDFLSGQKGISFLGCGIQSFFFLTMACSEGLLLASMAYDRYMAICHPLHYSIHMSKSMCVRMIVGSWTLGSMNSLAHTVYALHIPYCMSRAIDHFFCDVPAMLPLACMDTWVYEYMVFVSTTLFLLLPFLGITASYGRVLFAVYHMRSKEGRNKAFATCSTHLTVVTFYYAPFVYTYLRPRNLRSPAEDKILAVFYTILTPMLNPIIYSLRNKEVLGAMIRVCGTFSSLKE is encoded by the coding sequence ATGGAGAAATGGAATCACACTTCAAGTGATTTCATTTTGTTGGGGTTGTTTCCCCCAAATCAAACTGGCCTTCTTCTCTTGTTTCTTATCATTCTTGTATTCTTCCTCGCCTCAGTGGGCAACTCATCCATGATTCACCTCATTCGCATAGATCCCCGTCTACACACACCAATGTACTTTCTGCTCAGCCAGCTCTCCCTCATGGACCTGATGTACATCTCTACTACTGTACCCAAGATGGCATTTGACTTCCTCTCTGGCCAGAAAGGCATCTCCTTCCTGGGATGTGGCATTCAAAGTTTCTTCTTCCTGACCATGGCATGTTCTGAAGGCTTACTCCTGGCCTCCATGGCCTACGACCGTTACATGGCCATCTGCCATCCTCTCCATTATTCCATCCACATGAGTAAAAGTATGTGTGTGAGGATGATCGTAGGATCTTGGACATTGGGGTCCATGAACTCCTTGGCGCACACAGTCTATGCCCTTCATATTCCCTACTGTATGTCTAGGGCTATTGATCACTTCTTCTGTGATGTACCAGCCATGTTGCCTCTTGCCTGTATGGACACTTGGGTCTATGAGTACATGGTTTTTGTGAGCACaaccctctttctccttcttcctttccttggtATCACTGCTTCCTATGGTCGGGTGCTATTTGCTGTCTACCATATGCGctcaaaggaaggaagaaacaaagcCTTTGCCACCTGTTCGACACATTTGACTGTAGTGACCTTTTACTACGCACCTTTTGTCTACACCTATCTTCGGCCCAGAAATCTCCGCTCACCAGCAGAAGATAAAATCCTGGCAGTCTTCTATACCATCCTCACTCCCATGCTCAATCCCATTAtctacagcctgagaaacaagGAAGTCCTGGGAGCCATGATAAGAGTGTGTGGGACATTCTCTTCGCTGAAAGAATAA